A region of Sphingobium baderi DNA encodes the following proteins:
- a CDS encoding prolyl oligopeptidase family serine peptidase translates to MKKLPALLRSSALTLAVALSPAPIAAAPVVPGDPYIWLEDIEGPKAIAQVEQWNGETDRLLRADPSFEQDRARARAILDDESQIAAPDQVLGDRVMNLWRDAKNPRGLWRSTDLASYLAGKPSWTTVIDVDALGQAEGKSWVWHDADCLAPDYERCLISLSPGGTDADVVREFDLSTGQFVEGGFILPEAKSDVAWADRDTLLVATDYGAGTLTASGYPRIVKRWKRGTPLAAATLVKEGAVGDMTLAPRVEPDGDRRWTFINRALTFYTAELWLEGESGKLIKTPAPETAELRAVIQGRMIVFLNDPLGDIPAGSLVAWPLADVAAGKAGAPEVVLKPTAHAVVEEVRATDHVLWVKQLDDVSGALLALTRNPATGQWSSRAVPLADKATVHLAGAADKRDIIFVSVEGMLTPPSLMAAGPDGAARMVQQLAPRFDASQFTVEQRFAVSKDGARIPYFLARKKGVAGPVPALIHAYGGFRAAQTPTYLTTEPYRAGPLGLFWVEDGNAYVLANIRGGGEYGPAWHAAALREKRQNAFDDLAAVAEDLVRTGVSAKGRIAISGRSNGGVLVGAAMTQRPDLYGAAIAGSPLEDMKRYSHLSAGASWVAEYGDPDKPEDWAFLQKWSPYQNVRKGVAYPPAFFYLSTKDDRVHPGHARKMAAKLKDYGNTVYYHEYREGGHSVGADHAEDAVRAALLHAFLKREMGLKREIGGEKK, encoded by the coding sequence ATGAAAAAGCTGCCGGCCCTGCTCCGTTCGAGCGCCCTGACCCTCGCGGTCGCCCTCTCTCCAGCCCCGATCGCCGCCGCGCCTGTCGTGCCCGGCGATCCCTATATCTGGCTGGAAGATATTGAAGGCCCCAAGGCCATCGCGCAGGTCGAACAGTGGAATGGCGAAACCGATCGCCTGCTGCGCGCCGATCCATCCTTCGAACAGGACCGCGCCCGCGCCAGGGCGATCCTCGACGACGAAAGCCAGATCGCTGCCCCCGATCAGGTGCTGGGCGACCGCGTCATGAACCTGTGGCGCGACGCGAAGAACCCGCGCGGCCTGTGGCGTTCGACCGACCTTGCCTCCTATCTGGCGGGCAAGCCCAGCTGGACGACCGTGATCGACGTCGACGCGCTCGGCCAGGCGGAGGGCAAAAGCTGGGTCTGGCACGATGCCGACTGCCTCGCGCCCGATTATGAACGCTGCCTCATCTCGCTCAGCCCCGGCGGCACGGATGCCGATGTCGTGCGCGAATTTGACCTTTCCACTGGTCAATTTGTGGAGGGCGGCTTCATCCTGCCCGAAGCCAAGAGCGATGTGGCATGGGCGGACAGGGACACGCTGCTGGTCGCCACCGATTATGGCGCGGGCACGCTCACCGCTTCGGGCTATCCCCGCATCGTGAAGCGGTGGAAGCGCGGCACGCCGCTCGCCGCCGCGACGCTGGTGAAGGAAGGCGCCGTCGGCGACATGACGCTCGCGCCCCGTGTCGAGCCGGACGGAGACAGGCGCTGGACCTTCATCAACCGCGCGCTGACTTTCTACACGGCGGAACTCTGGCTGGAGGGGGAAAGCGGCAAGCTCATTAAGACGCCCGCGCCCGAAACAGCCGAACTTCGCGCTGTCATCCAAGGCCGGATGATCGTTTTCCTGAACGACCCGCTGGGCGATATTCCCGCCGGATCGCTGGTCGCATGGCCGCTCGCGGACGTGGCGGCGGGCAAGGCGGGCGCGCCCGAAGTCGTGCTGAAACCCACCGCCCATGCCGTTGTCGAGGAGGTGCGCGCGACGGACCATGTTCTTTGGGTCAAGCAACTGGATGACGTATCCGGCGCGCTCCTCGCGCTCACCCGCAATCCCGCGACCGGGCAATGGAGCAGCCGCGCCGTGCCGCTGGCCGACAAGGCGACGGTGCATCTGGCGGGCGCAGCGGACAAGCGGGACATTATCTTCGTCTCGGTCGAAGGGATGCTGACCCCGCCCAGCCTGATGGCTGCTGGTCCCGATGGCGCGGCCCGCATGGTCCAGCAGCTTGCCCCTCGCTTCGACGCCAGCCAGTTCACTGTGGAACAGCGATTCGCCGTGTCGAAGGACGGCGCCCGCATCCCCTATTTCCTGGCCCGTAAAAAGGGCGTGGCCGGCCCGGTCCCCGCGCTGATCCATGCTTATGGCGGTTTCCGGGCCGCGCAGACGCCGACATACCTCACCACCGAACCCTATCGCGCCGGGCCGCTCGGCCTGTTCTGGGTAGAGGACGGCAATGCCTATGTCCTCGCCAACATTCGGGGCGGGGGCGAATATGGCCCTGCATGGCACGCGGCGGCTCTGCGCGAAAAGCGGCAGAACGCCTTCGACGATCTCGCCGCCGTGGCGGAGGATCTCGTCAGGACAGGCGTAAGCGCAAAGGGCCGCATCGCCATTTCCGGCCGTTCCAATGGCGGCGTTCTGGTCGGCGCGGCGATGACGCAGCGGCCCGATCTCTATGGCGCGGCGATCGCCGGTTCGCCACTGGAGGATATGAAACGCTATTCCCACCTCTCTGCGGGCGCGTCCTGGGTCGCCGAATATGGCGATCCCGACAAGCCGGAAGACTGGGCCTTCCTGCAAAAATGGTCGCCCTATCAGAATGTCCGCAAGGGCGTGGCATATCCGCCCGCCTTCTTCTATCTTTCGACCAAGGACGACCGCGTCCATCCCGGCCACGCGCGCAAGATGGCCGCGAAGCTGAAAGATTATGGAAATACCGTCTATTATCACGAATATCGCGAAGGCGGCCATTCGGTCGGCGCGGACCATGCGGAGGATGCCGTGCGCGCCGCCTTGCTGCACGCCTTCCTGAAGCGCGAGATGGGC
- the cls gene encoding cardiolipin synthase, with translation MFGLPDSELGIAFYILEWVIRIGALVAIPFRRSPAATRSWLLLIFFLPVPGLLLFLTIGSPHFPEWRRERFRELDGWFHILGSRLAAYAPLPQPDRDAIVALTASLGKMPATTGNAVDLIADYDAAIDRLVADIDGARSHVRILVYILANDSVGQRVADALGRAVTRGVAVEVMFDPVGSRPWRRGTLAMLEAANVPHREALPFRWLRGRTRRDMRNHRKLFVIDGEIGYVGSQNIVAKDFKPGIVNRELVARVTGPVVAQMEALIRADWYLETHKLSASPVVVPQPAGQAVAQLLPSGAEYPLEGFKTLLVWQLHQARSHAIIVTPYFIPDDDLVDAMRTAALRGVRIDIVVSAAVDQWLVRLAQNSYYAELLAADIHIHAYRRYLLHAKTVSIDGRLALIGSSNVDLRSFQLNEEASLLLFDTESVAHVEAVQREWLAHSDEIERAAWKARPFPRKIAENIARMVGSLL, from the coding sequence ATGTTCGGCCTTCCCGACAGCGAATTGGGGATCGCTTTCTACATCCTCGAATGGGTGATCCGCATCGGCGCGCTGGTTGCGATTCCCTTTCGCCGTTCGCCCGCCGCGACGCGTTCCTGGCTGCTGCTGATCTTCTTCCTGCCGGTGCCGGGGCTACTCCTGTTCCTGACGATCGGCTCCCCGCATTTTCCCGAATGGCGGCGGGAAAGATTCCGCGAACTGGATGGCTGGTTCCATATCCTGGGGTCTCGCCTCGCCGCTTATGCGCCGCTACCGCAGCCGGACCGGGACGCCATCGTCGCGCTCACGGCCTCGCTCGGCAAGATGCCCGCGACGACCGGCAACGCCGTCGATCTGATCGCGGACTATGATGCCGCGATAGACCGACTGGTCGCCGACATCGACGGTGCGCGCAGCCATGTCCGCATCCTGGTCTATATCCTCGCCAATGATTCGGTAGGCCAGCGCGTCGCCGATGCGCTGGGCCGCGCCGTCACGCGCGGCGTGGCGGTGGAGGTGATGTTCGATCCCGTCGGATCGCGCCCATGGCGGCGCGGCACGCTGGCGATGCTGGAGGCGGCGAACGTTCCCCATCGGGAGGCTCTGCCCTTCCGCTGGCTGCGGGGACGCACGCGCAGGGATATGCGGAATCATCGCAAGCTGTTCGTGATCGACGGCGAGATCGGCTATGTCGGCTCGCAGAATATCGTCGCAAAGGACTTCAAGCCCGGCATCGTCAACCGCGAACTGGTCGCCCGCGTCACCGGCCCCGTGGTGGCGCAGATGGAAGCGTTGATCCGCGCCGACTGGTATCTGGAAACGCACAAGCTGTCGGCCTCGCCCGTCGTCGTGCCGCAACCCGCCGGACAGGCCGTGGCGCAGCTTCTGCCCAGCGGCGCGGAATATCCGTTGGAGGGGTTCAAGACGCTGCTGGTGTGGCAACTGCATCAGGCGCGCAGCCATGCAATTATCGTCACCCCTTATTTCATACCCGACGACGATCTGGTCGACGCCATGCGGACGGCGGCGCTGCGCGGGGTGCGGATCGACATCGTCGTATCGGCGGCGGTGGATCAATGGCTCGTTCGCCTCGCCCAAAACTCCTATTATGCGGAGCTGCTGGCGGCGGACATCCATATCCACGCCTATCGCCGCTATCTGCTTCACGCCAAGACGGTCAGCATCGACGGCCGCCTTGCCCTGATCGGGTCGAGCAATGTGGACCTGCGTTCCTTCCAGTTGAACGAGGAGGCCAGCCTCCTCCTGTTCGACACGGAATCGGTGGCGCATGTGGAAGCGGTACAGCGCGAATGGCTGGCCCATAGCGATGAGATTGAGCGCGCCGCATGGAAGGCCCGGCCCTTCCCGCGCAAGATCGCGGAGAATATCGCCCGCATGGTGGGATCGCTGCTTTAG
- the nadA gene encoding quinolinate synthase NadA codes for MNAITGIPQGVDLRAEIDRLRKERNAVILGHYYQKPEIQDLSDFVGDSLELSRRAAETDADVIAFCGVRFMAETAKILSPEKIVVLPDMDAGCSLEDSCPPAQFKAFREAHPDHIALSYINCSAEVKALSDIIVTSSSAEKILAQIPKDQKIIFGPDKHLGGYLKRKLGRDMLLWPGVCIVHEAFSETELEKLKLRHPGAPVAAHPECPSHIVDLADYVGSTSGILDYAKSMDGDTLIVATEPHIIHQMQKAMPHKNFIGAPGADGNCNCNICPYMALNTMEKLYLALRDLQPRIEMDEELRLAAKKSLDRMLEMASGTVGQGDLGQR; via the coding sequence ATGAACGCGATCACCGGAATCCCGCAGGGCGTGGATCTGCGCGCGGAAATCGACCGGCTGCGGAAAGAACGCAACGCCGTCATTCTCGGCCATTATTACCAGAAGCCGGAAATTCAGGACCTGTCGGATTTCGTCGGCGATTCCCTTGAACTGTCGCGTCGCGCGGCGGAAACGGACGCGGATGTCATCGCCTTTTGCGGCGTGCGCTTCATGGCGGAAACGGCCAAGATCCTCAGCCCCGAAAAAATCGTGGTCCTGCCCGACATGGACGCCGGCTGCTCGCTGGAGGACAGCTGTCCGCCCGCCCAGTTCAAGGCGTTCCGCGAAGCCCATCCCGATCATATTGCCTTGAGCTACATCAATTGCTCGGCGGAGGTGAAGGCGCTCAGCGACATCATCGTCACCTCCTCCTCGGCGGAGAAGATACTCGCGCAGATTCCGAAGGATCAGAAGATCATCTTCGGCCCCGACAAGCATCTGGGCGGCTATCTGAAGCGCAAGCTGGGTCGCGACATGCTGCTCTGGCCGGGCGTGTGCATCGTCCACGAAGCCTTCAGCGAAACCGAATTGGAAAAGCTGAAACTCCGGCATCCCGGCGCGCCTGTCGCCGCGCATCCCGAATGCCCCAGCCACATCGTCGATCTTGCCGATTATGTGGGTTCGACCAGCGGCATCCTCGACTATGCCAAGTCGATGGACGGCGACACGCTGATCGTCGCCACCGAACCGCACATCATCCATCAGATGCAAAAGGCGATGCCGCACAAGAATTTCATCGGCGCGCCCGGTGCGGACGGCAACTGCAACTGCAACATCTGCCCCTATATGGCGCTCAACACGATGGAAAAGCTCTATCTGGCGCTGCGTGACCTGCAACCGCGGATCGAAATGGACGAGGAACTGCGCCTCGCCGCGAAAAAGAGCCTCGACCGGATGCTTGAGATGGCGAGTGGCACGGTGGGGCAGGGCGACCTCGGTCAGCGTTAG
- a CDS encoding DUF4230 domain-containing protein yields the protein MAALLKRYGAPAALALLVLIVGAAMLAGWQRYNRDYVVTVEEDGSAVTKLIAQRFTGTSSLKVSELSGTIQSTARDVRGFGWLKSDQVVKMPFSVDYFIDVSHIGPEDLEWNEKTRTLIVNAPDVKPARPNVDEAARTLVRTNGLFVTRQAAEELSRRTSVHAQGRAEKEARSPERMAQARDYGRAALGKLLGAPLGAMGYGDARVIVTFPPERPNIHKDQWDVTTPINEVLANKRQAR from the coding sequence ATGGCGGCTTTGCTGAAACGCTATGGCGCGCCCGCGGCGCTCGCGCTGCTGGTGCTGATCGTCGGCGCGGCGATGCTGGCGGGGTGGCAGCGTTACAATCGCGATTATGTCGTGACGGTGGAGGAGGACGGGTCCGCCGTGACGAAGCTCATCGCCCAGCGTTTCACCGGCACGAGCAGCCTCAAGGTCTCCGAACTTTCCGGCACGATCCAGAGCACGGCGCGCGATGTGCGCGGATTTGGCTGGTTGAAATCGGATCAGGTTGTGAAGATGCCCTTCTCCGTCGATTATTTCATCGACGTGAGCCATATCGGTCCCGAAGATCTGGAATGGAACGAAAAGACGCGCACGCTCATCGTCAATGCGCCGGACGTGAAGCCCGCGCGGCCCAATGTCGACGAAGCCGCCCGCACGCTGGTCCGCACCAACGGCCTGTTCGTCACGCGGCAGGCGGCGGAGGAACTCAGCCGCCGCACCTCTGTCCACGCGCAGGGCCGCGCCGAAAAGGAAGCGCGCTCGCCCGAACGCATGGCGCAGGCGCGCGATTATGGCCGGGCAGCGCTGGGCAAGCTGCTGGGTGCGCCGCTGGGCGCCATGGGCTATGGCGATGCGCGGGTGATCGTGACTTTCCCGCCGGAAAGGCCCAATATCCATAAAGACCAATGGGACGTCACCACGCCGATCAACGAGGTGCTGGCAAACAAGCGACAGGCCCGCTAG
- a CDS encoding MBL fold metallo-hydrolase, with protein sequence MNAPIDPADMPTGIRMTLSPLVGRVLAPNPSPFTYTGTQTYVVGTSDVAVIDPGPDEANHIAAIVAATGGRPIRAILCTHTHRDHSPAAAPLAAVVGAPIIGCAPLTMEDDGPRADAAFDAAYRPDRILTDGDQVAGEGWTLQALATPGHTSNHLCFALLEEKALFTGDHVMGWSTSVISPPDGDMTDYMRSMQRLLDRDDAIYYPAHGDAVDNPRRLVRGMMGHRKQREGQILRFLERNGASAIPAMVAEMYKGVDSRLHGAAGRSVLAHLIDLDQRGKAAPLDDGRWRLC encoded by the coding sequence ATGAACGCCCCCATCGATCCGGCCGACATGCCGACCGGCATCCGCATGACGCTGTCCCCGCTGGTAGGGCGCGTGCTGGCTCCGAACCCGTCGCCCTTCACCTATACAGGGACGCAGACCTATGTGGTGGGGACAAGCGACGTGGCCGTGATCGATCCCGGCCCGGACGAGGCGAACCATATCGCGGCCATCGTCGCGGCGACCGGCGGCCGTCCCATCCGCGCTATCCTGTGCACTCACACCCATCGCGACCATAGCCCGGCGGCGGCTCCCCTGGCGGCGGTTGTCGGCGCGCCGATCATCGGCTGCGCGCCGCTGACGATGGAAGATGACGGCCCGCGCGCCGATGCGGCGTTCGACGCCGCCTATCGCCCCGACCGCATATTGACCGATGGCGATCAGGTGGCGGGCGAAGGTTGGACGCTTCAGGCCCTCGCCACGCCCGGCCATACCTCCAACCATCTCTGCTTCGCGCTGCTGGAGGAAAAGGCGTTGTTCACCGGCGATCATGTCATGGGCTGGTCCACCAGCGTCATTTCCCCGCCGGATGGCGACATGACGGATTATATGCGCTCGATGCAGCGGCTGCTCGATCGGGACGATGCGATCTACTACCCCGCCCATGGCGATGCGGTGGACAATCCCCGGCGGCTCGTGCGCGGCATGATGGGCCATCGCAAGCAGCGCGAAGGGCAAATTCTCCGTTTCCTCGAACGCAATGGCGCATCGGCCATCCCGGCGATGGTGGCGGAAATGTATAAGGGCGTAGACTCCCGCCTGCACGGCGCGGCGGGGCGTTCGGTCCTCGCGCACCTCATCGATCTGGACCAGCGGGGCAAGGCTGCTCCGCTGGATGATGGCCGATGGCGGCTTTGCTGA
- a CDS encoding tyrosine recombinase XerC produces MTASSALIENWRRHLALDRRRSVHTVRAYVATAERLVAFLEAHRGEAVTQAMLARLEQADVRAFLTARRMDGIGNLSAARELSAVRGFLKFAGGEEGRVPALKGPRVKRGLPRPISPDEVVALADDIAETARDEWIGARDWAVLMLLYGAGLRIGEAVGLSGDVLPLGDTLRVTGKRNKTRIVPLLPQVRQAIEHYVALCPHAMERQAPLFRGARGGPLSPALIRRAVQGARGRLGLSERTTPHALRHSFATHLLGRGADLRSLQELLGHASLSSTQVYTQVDAAHLLDVYRNAHPRA; encoded by the coding sequence ATGACCGCATCTTCCGCCCTCATCGAAAACTGGCGACGCCATCTGGCGCTGGATCGGCGGCGGTCGGTGCATACGGTGCGCGCTTATGTGGCGACAGCGGAGCGGCTGGTCGCCTTTCTGGAGGCGCATCGCGGCGAAGCGGTGACGCAAGCGATGCTGGCGCGGCTGGAGCAGGCGGATGTGCGCGCTTTCCTGACGGCGCGGCGGATGGACGGGATCGGCAACCTGTCCGCCGCGCGGGAATTGTCGGCGGTGCGGGGATTCCTGAAATTCGCGGGCGGCGAGGAGGGCCGCGTGCCGGCGCTCAAGGGACCAAGGGTGAAGCGCGGGCTGCCCCGGCCGATCTCCCCGGACGAGGTCGTGGCGCTGGCGGACGATATTGCCGAAACGGCGCGCGACGAATGGATCGGGGCGCGGGACTGGGCGGTGCTGATGCTGCTTTACGGCGCGGGGCTTCGCATCGGGGAGGCGGTGGGACTGAGCGGCGATGTGCTGCCCCTGGGCGATACGCTGCGCGTCACGGGCAAGCGGAACAAGACGCGGATCGTGCCGCTGCTGCCGCAGGTGCGGCAGGCGATAGAGCATTATGTCGCGCTCTGCCCCCATGCGATGGAGCGACAAGCGCCGCTGTTCCGGGGCGCGCGGGGCGGGCCGCTCTCCCCGGCCCTCATCCGGCGCGCGGTGCAGGGCGCGCGGGGGCGGCTGGGCCTGTCGGAACGGACGACGCCCCATGCGCTGCGGCACAGTTTCGCCACCCATCTGCTGGGACGCGGCGCGGATTTGCGGTCGTTGCAGGAATTGCTGGGCCATGCCAGCCTGTCCTCCACGCAGGTCTATACGCAGGTGGACGCGGCGCATCTGCTGGACGTCTATCGCAACGCCCATCCCCGCGCCTGA
- a CDS encoding DedA family protein gives MTDFVLRLIDAGGYWGIFLLMVLENVFPPVPSELIMGIGGIRVGQGRMEMEWLLLAGTIGTTVGNYFWYLVGHILGFGRLKPLVDRYGRWATLEWKDVEALDRLFGKYGQIVVFVFRFMPAFRTMISLPAGLFRMGHMRFLLWTTGGAFIWNVVLAYAGFLLGQNFRDIDKYVGPVATACVIGAVVIYLWRLATWKPRA, from the coding sequence ATGACCGATTTCGTCCTGCGCCTGATCGACGCGGGCGGCTATTGGGGCATTTTTCTGCTGATGGTGCTGGAAAATGTCTTTCCGCCCGTGCCCTCCGAACTCATCATGGGGATAGGCGGCATCCGCGTCGGGCAGGGGCGGATGGAGATGGAATGGCTGCTGCTCGCAGGCACGATCGGCACCACGGTCGGCAATTATTTCTGGTATCTGGTCGGCCATATCCTTGGCTTCGGCAGGCTCAAGCCGCTGGTGGATCGTTATGGCCGCTGGGCCACGCTGGAATGGAAGGATGTGGAGGCGCTGGACCGCCTGTTCGGCAAATATGGGCAGATCGTCGTCTTCGTCTTCCGCTTCATGCCCGCCTTCCGCACGATGATCTCCCTGCCCGCGGGGCTGTTCCGCATGGGGCATATGCGCTTCCTGCTCTGGACGACGGGCGGCGCGTTCATCTGGAACGTCGTCCTTGCCTATGCCGGTTTCCTGCTGGGGCAGAATTTCCGCGACATCGACAAATATGTCGGCCCCGTCGCCACGGCCTGCGTGATCGGCGCGGTGGTGATCTACCTCTGGCGGCTGGCCACCTGGAAGCCGCGCGCCTGA
- the gshB gene encoding glutathione synthase: MTQLNPLTVAVQMDPMEGINIAGDSTFHIMLAARERGHRLYHYLAPDLTYREGRVLAKARPVRVQKVAGDHFIFGEPEVLDLGRDVDVVLMRQDPPFDLSYITATHLLERVQAETLVVNDPAAVRDAPEKLFVLDYARFMPPTMITRDLDEVKSFLAEHGEIVVKPLYGNAGNAVFHVGQSGANLSALVELFKSSWVEPFMVQAFIPGVAKGDKRIVLVDGEVAGAVNRIPGAGEIRSNLAVGGSAAKTQLTEKEEEICAALGPELKRRGLLFVGIDVIGGEWLTEINVTSPTGIVSIDAFNGTDTGAMIWDAIDARLAARVAA, encoded by the coding sequence ATGACCCAGTTGAACCCGCTCACCGTCGCCGTGCAGATGGACCCGATGGAAGGGATCAATATCGCGGGGGATTCGACCTTCCACATCATGCTCGCCGCGCGCGAGAGGGGACACAGGCTCTATCACTATCTCGCCCCCGACCTCACCTATCGCGAAGGCCGCGTGCTGGCGAAGGCGCGGCCCGTGCGCGTGCAGAAGGTCGCGGGCGATCATTTCATCTTCGGCGAGCCGGAAGTGCTGGACCTTGGCCGCGACGTCGATGTCGTGCTGATGCGGCAAGACCCGCCCTTCGACCTCAGCTACATCACCGCCACCCATCTGCTGGAGCGGGTGCAGGCCGAAACGCTGGTGGTGAACGATCCCGCCGCCGTCCGCGACGCGCCCGAAAAGCTGTTCGTGCTGGATTATGCGCGTTTCATGCCGCCCACCATGATCACCCGCGATCTGGACGAGGTGAAAAGCTTCCTTGCCGAACATGGCGAGATCGTCGTGAAGCCGCTTTACGGCAATGCGGGCAACGCCGTCTTTCATGTGGGGCAGTCGGGCGCGAATCTGTCGGCGCTGGTGGAACTGTTCAAATCCTCATGGGTCGAACCCTTCATGGTTCAGGCTTTCATCCCCGGCGTGGCGAAGGGCGACAAGCGTATCGTGCTGGTTGACGGCGAAGTCGCCGGCGCGGTCAACCGCATCCCCGGTGCGGGCGAGATCCGCTCCAACCTTGCGGTCGGCGGGTCGGCGGCGAAGACGCAGCTTACCGAGAAGGAAGAGGAAATCTGCGCCGCGCTCGGCCCGGAATTGAAGCGCCGGGGCCTGCTGTTCGTCGGCATCGACGTGATCGGTGGGGAGTGGCTGACGGAGATCAACGTGACCTCGCCCACCGGCATCGTGTCCATCGACGCCTTCAACGGCACGGACACCGGCGCCATGATCTGGGACGCAATCGACGCGCGCCTCGCCGCGCGGGTGGCGGCATGA
- a CDS encoding YraN family protein: MRKQAAEKRGRQAERIAAWWLRLKGWQILARRARTPAGEVDLVARRGGMIAFVEVKARATAADLDLAIDERRLSRVAAAAEILFHDLAKPGDDMRIDVMLLAPGRPPRHLANVWHGG, from the coding sequence ATGAGGAAACAGGCGGCGGAAAAGCGCGGACGGCAGGCCGAACGCATCGCCGCATGGTGGCTGCGCCTCAAGGGCTGGCAGATTCTCGCCCGCCGCGCGCGGACTCCCGCTGGCGAAGTCGACCTTGTCGCAAGGCGCGGCGGCATGATCGCCTTTGTGGAGGTGAAGGCCCGCGCCACCGCCGCCGATCTCGACCTTGCCATAGACGAACGCCGCCTCTCCCGCGTCGCCGCGGCGGCGGAAATCCTGTTCCATGACCTTGCAAAGCCCGGAGACGACATGCGAATCGACGTGATGCTCCTTGCGCCGGGGCGTCCGCCGCGCCATCTGGCGAATGTCTGGCACGGGGGCTGA
- the rsmI gene encoding 16S rRNA (cytidine(1402)-2'-O)-methyltransferase, with protein METQLEPGLYIVAGPIGNLGDLTPRAAEILRRADVIAVEDTRVSARLLRHAGSDRPMLPYHDHSAGGVRARLIERMASESVALLSDAGTPLISDPGYKLVRDARAAGRRITTLPGPSAAIAALTLSGLPTDRFLFMGFLPAKAKARADALAEVAALRATLIFYESGPRLSDSLAAMAEGLGDREAAVSREISKAFEETATGTLTDLSARYADAPPKGEIVVIVGPPGEAPPASAEDADAALLEAMERLPVSKAAGEVAKKLGLDRRALYARAMELKG; from the coding sequence ATGGAAACTCAACTTGAACCCGGTCTTTATATCGTCGCCGGTCCCATCGGCAACCTTGGAGACCTGACGCCGCGCGCTGCGGAGATATTGCGCCGCGCCGATGTGATCGCCGTGGAAGATACACGGGTCAGCGCGCGTTTGCTGCGCCATGCGGGGTCGGATCGACCGATGCTGCCCTATCACGACCACAGCGCGGGGGGCGTGCGCGCCCGCCTGATCGAGCGGATGGCGAGCGAATCGGTGGCGCTGTTGTCCGATGCGGGCACGCCGCTCATCTCCGATCCCGGATATAAGCTGGTGCGCGATGCGCGCGCGGCGGGGCGGCGGATCACGACGCTGCCCGGTCCCAGCGCCGCCATCGCGGCGCTCACGCTCTCGGGTCTGCCGACCGACCGTTTCCTGTTCATGGGCTTTCTTCCCGCCAAGGCGAAGGCGCGGGCCGATGCGCTGGCCGAAGTCGCCGCCCTGCGCGCCACGCTCATTTTCTACGAAAGCGGCCCGCGCCTGTCCGACAGCCTCGCTGCCATGGCGGAGGGGCTGGGCGACCGCGAAGCCGCCGTCAGCCGCGAAATCAGCAAGGCGTTCGAGGAAACCGCGACCGGCACCCTCACGGACCTTTCCGCCCGCTACGCCGACGCCCCGCCCAAGGGCGAGATCGTCGTCATCGTCGGCCCGCCCGGCGAAGCCCCGCCCGCCAGCGCGGAGGATGCCGACGCCGCCCTGCTGGAGGCGATGGAGCGGCTCCCCGTCTCCAAGGCAGCGGGGGAAGTGGCGAAGAAGCTCGGCCTCGACCGCCGCGCCCTCTACGCCCGCGCCATGGAACTCAAAGGATGA